The Synechococcus sp. RS9916 DNA segment GGCTTGAACTTGGTGCGCAGCTGGGTGCCAAGGGCCAGGCACTGCTCTTTGCGGGCGAAATACATGATGTTTTCGCCTTGGCTCATCATCGCTGCGCCACCTGTGGGCAGCTCAAAAGCCTGCGCAGAGGAGCTGGTCCAGGTGATGGCGTACTTCTCTTCAGTCTCCGCGGCATTCAGAAGTCCACCGGTGCTGCCGATGAACTGGGGGAGCTGACCGTTCAACGCCGTTGCTGTCATGGCTGTCCTCGAAAAATCGGCATGCCGTTACGGCTGGAAAGTAGCACCGTGATTCGGTCCTGATCCCCTGTGCCGTCAGCAAGCTTCACACCCGTCAACATTGTCAGGCCACAGGGAAGAACACCGTCAGCCCGCGGTCCCGTTGCTGAATCAGTCGTCCTCCCAGGCTGGCCAGGAGTCGGCGGGTCGCGCCCTGGCTGAGTTGCAGGCTGCCGGTGCCTGGATTCCAGCTCAGCACCGGCCCCAGCTCTGCGGTGCGTTCGGCTGTGTTGTCTGCGGCGCGTCCATTGCGCACCTGGCCGCGGAGATGCAGCTTGAGAC contains these protein-coding regions:
- a CDS encoding photosystem I reaction center subunit II PsaD gives rise to the protein MTATALNGQLPQFIGSTGGLLNAAETEEKYAITWTSSSAQAFELPTGGAAMMSQGENIMYFARKEQCLALGTQLRTKFKPRIEDYKIYRIFPGGDTEFLHPSDGVFPEKVNEGRQMVGHNPRRIGENTNPANIKFSGRNTFDA